The genomic DNA CGGCCTCCTCAAAAACGACCCGGCGTTCTTCTCCCTTGCTGGAGAGGATGGCGTCAACCTGTCCCTGGGTAATGATCGCGTAGGTTCCCTCGCCCAACCCGGTGTCAAGGAGCAGGTCGCGGATATCCTTGAGCCGGCATTGATTTTTATTGATGTAGAACTCGCTTTCCCCTTCGCGGAAAGTCCGGCGTTTGATCGCGACCTCGGTGAAAGGGACCGGCAGGCGCCCCGACGAATTATCAAAAGTCAGGGTAACTTCGGCCAAAGAGAGGGGTTTGCGTTGAGCGGTGCCGGCGAAAATAATATTATCCAGTGAACCGACCCGCAGCATTCTTGGATTGTCTTCCCCCAGGACCCAGCGGACGGCGTCTAAAACATTGCTTTTGCCGCAGCCGTTCGGCCCAACAATGCCGGTAACCCTGGAGTCCGGGCCGAACTCGATATCGGTCTGGTCGGGAAAGGTCTTGAAGCCTCTTAGCGACAAGGTCTTTAAAAACATGGCGGGTTTACTATAGCAGAAATATTTCGCTTGAGCAACCTGAGGATGGGTGATACAATTTGACCCGTGGATCTATATTTGAATAGGCAAAAAAAGTTGTTTATTTTAGCTTCCAGCTGCTTGCTTGTGATCTTTTCTCTGGTTGTTTTTGCTTTTCCAGCTCAGGCCAGATTGAACGAGCTGGGGATCAATCCGTTTGCCACCGAGGTTGGCGGGCGGCCCCTGGGAATGGCCGGGGCGGTAGTGGCTTTAACCGATGACCCGAACGGCGCCCTTTATAACCCGGCTTCTTTAGCCTGGGCCAAAGGTATTGCCATCACCAACCTGGATATTGACCGGATCACCGTTGCCGGAGCATATCCGACCGGGCTTGGCTCCTCATTTGGGCTTGCGGTGGTCAACACCAGCATTGAAAATCTTCCCTACCTGGGGTCTCTGCGGACGTCAAAAAGCAGCCTGGTCGTTCTTTCTTACGGAACAAAACTTTTCTTCTTTCCGGCTTACGCTAAAAACCCTGTCCTGCAAAGAGTTGGTCTTGGTGTCAGCTTCAAGTCAATACTTTCTGAAACATTCAGGGGGACAGGTATTAACGACCGCTCGGCTAACGGTTGGACGGTTGACCTTGGCGGGATATACAAACCGAACGAGTGGCTGGCGGTCGGGCTGGCCCTGCAAAACATTATTCCCCAAAAATCTTTTGGCGGCGGCGAGATCTTGTGGGACGACAGTGTTGCCGAGCCAATCACCGCTTACCATAAAATTGGGTTTTCCGCAAAAGTTATTGGGCCGATCGGTTCACTCAATTACAGTGACACCAGACAGCTGGTCATGGGGGGGGAGCTTGATTTCGCTAGCACTAACCCGACCTTGCTGCGGATCGGCGGGGAGTATACATTAAACAAGATATTTATTTTGCAGGCAGGCCTGATGGAACAATGGCGGCCTGGCGGGCTTTCTTTTACTCCGACCTGGGGGGTTGGCCTGCGGTCGGAAGAATGGGCTTTTACCATTTCCGGTAACCGGGAGCCGATCAAAGACGAAGGGCAAGTGCTTGTGTCCGGGACGTATTTCCCGAAAGAGTGGGTGGTTTTCAAGAAGCTTGATGTAGAGAGGCCGTCGGTGTTTTTAGAGACGGCGATCGAACGGATCTCTCTTGAGGATAATTTTGTAACCTATGACGAAACGCTTGAGGTGACCGGCAAGGTCAAGCCCGGGGTTGACGTTTACGTGAACAACTACCTGGCCAGCAAAGGGAAGGACAATTCATTCCGGGTCGTGGTCCCGCTCAAACTAGGAAAGAACCTGGTGGTGGTTGAAGCAAGGAACGAGCAGGAAATGGTGTCCTGGACATATAAGGTCTTGCGAAAAGCCAGGATCTCGGTCGAAGAAGAAAACGATCTCAAGAAAAAGCTGGAAAGAACGATCTCCCTGCAAGAGCAGGAAGCGCTCAGGAAAAAAGAAGCGGAGCTTAAAAAACGACGCAGTAAAGTGGAAGAATTGGTCACGATCGGAGTTATTAACGTTGATGAAACCAAAGGGGAGTTTAAACTGGAGGCGACGATAACCAGGGGAGAGCTGGCGACATGGCTGGTGAAATCGGCCGACTTGCCTCTGCCGGAAGTGACCAAAGACGTCTCTGTCGATATTAAGAGAACAAATCCTCTGGCCGCCTACTATAAGGCGGCAATTGACTGGAACCTGATGCCTCTTTATTCAGACGGGACTTTCCGGCCCGACGCGCCGGTAACCAAAGAAGAGTCGGAGCGATTGTTCAAGGTTCTGGGTGTTAAAAGATGAAAAAGCAACTAGCGGCGATAATCGGTTTGCTTTTACTTGTTCTGCCGGTCGCGGCTGAAGAGGCGACCATGACCAAGGACGACGCTGTTCTCCTGATATCGGCGGTCAAAAACCTGAAGAACAGGCTGAACGACCTGTTCTCTTTTACGACAGGCTATGATCTTTCCAAGGTTAACCAGGTGCGGCTGACCCCAACCATAAACTGGGTGAAGGTCACGCCGAAAAAAGCCCCGCCGGATGGCCAAACTGTTTTGGAGATCGTTGCCGCCGTTGACGATCCCAATGGACTGTCGAATATTGC from Candidatus Margulisiibacteriota bacterium includes the following:
- a CDS encoding S-layer homology domain-containing protein; amino-acid sequence: MNRQKKLFILASSCLLVIFSLVVFAFPAQARLNELGINPFATEVGGRPLGMAGAVVALTDDPNGALYNPASLAWAKGIAITNLDIDRITVAGAYPTGLGSSFGLAVVNTSIENLPYLGSLRTSKSSLVVLSYGTKLFFFPAYAKNPVLQRVGLGVSFKSILSETFRGTGINDRSANGWTVDLGGIYKPNEWLAVGLALQNIIPQKSFGGGEILWDDSVAEPITAYHKIGFSAKVIGPIGSLNYSDTRQLVMGGELDFASTNPTLLRIGGEYTLNKIFILQAGLMEQWRPGGLSFTPTWGVGLRSEEWAFTISGNREPIKDEGQVLVSGTYFPKEWVVFKKLDVERPSVFLETAIERISLEDNFVTYDETLEVTGKVKPGVDVYVNNYLASKGKDNSFRVVVPLKLGKNLVVVEARNEQEMVSWTYKVLRKARISVEEENDLKKKLERTISLQEQEALRKKEAELKKRRSKVEELVTIGVINVDETKGEFKLEATITRGELATWLVKSADLPLPEVTKDVSVDIKRTNPLAAYYKAAIDWNLMPLYSDGTFRPDAPVTKEESERLFKVLGVKR